The DNA segment TACTTTGTATGAACTGAACTTAGGAAGAGTAATATATCATTTGATGAGAACAAGAAATGAATAAAGTGGACTTGTCAGAATAGAATTGGTTAGCAGGTTATTGTAATTCAATTCATAGCTACAGGTTAGACTTCAAGTGGGAATATCAACTTCATGGAATGGAAACTTGCGGAGTTTATACACTTGAATTCTAACATGTAGCTTTGAAGTTCTTAGTGAAAATAAATCACGATAACTTCATGACCTAGCTCTAttgtttggttgtattcatttcaTTGATCGAAAATGCTTCTTGATTGTATTGATGTTGAGTACATATGTTTTAATTTAACATAGATACTGTCAATCTTTAGGATATGTCATCTATGGTTGATAAGGGATGGATGAATTGTTCCCATAAATCTGCTCTATACATAGAATGTGTTAGGTCATTTATAGAATTTGTTAATCAAAATGGTGGTGGAAATACCTCTCTTCAAGGTGCAGTCGTATAAAAGATACCAAGTCAATGGATTTACATTCTGTGCACAAGATTACGAGGTAGGGGTTTTATCACAAAACAGTGGTGTGTCAATGAGAGCTGTTACAAGTTATAGAGCGAAGTCCACAAACACAGAGTACCAGGAAACAGAAATGACCTATTATGGAGTCATTAGGAAGATTATAAAGTTGAATTATatggaatttgaagaaacaattttttATTGTGATTGGGTGAAGGTTGAAGACAAGACTAATGGGTGTAAGGTTGATCCAAATTCAAAGTTGATAAAGGTTAACTTGTCTAAGATGAAAAACATTGATGGAGCTCTGGATGAGCCGTTTATTCTTGCATCTGAAGCGATACAAGTGTTCTACTCAAAAGATACTTCTGAAAAAGGGTGGTATGTGGTGTTCCATTCATCTCAAGGACTAACTTCCTCCATAGATAGTATTGAAATTCCTACTATTTATCAGTCAGCTCTTGCTGACAATGAGAGTTTATAAAAGCTTATATTTGTCGATTCTGTGTTTTAAAGCTTTGTGTGGATTAAGATCTTTTTCTGATATGTGACAATGATAGTTTAGAGTTGTTTGTGCTCTTACTgataatgagagtttagaatcttgATAGGTTATGTTTTTGCTCTTTTCCTTCTAAGTTTTTGCTTTATAACTTGCGCATTATTGACAGGTTGTGTTTCTGTGGATAGTGACAAAGGCATGTTATAGTTGTAACTTCTTTCTATGATAGATGTTAGTTGTTATTTTGCAGGTTATTATGGCAGAAGTGGAGGTAGATGAGAATGGTCTTCCCATTTCCCCCAATGCAACAACATACGGCCACATGAACGGCTCCTTGGTTTGTACTCATGTCCCTATCTCGTTCAAAACATGGAAGCATGTGCCAGATACTTACAAAAATGATATTTGGAATGAACTAATGGTACAAATATCATCTTAATTCTTTTCACACTTTTTATAACTTTAGTTGAGAATTTGGCGATGATTCGGTTATTCCCCTACTGGTTTTTTCGCTGAAATGATGGCATATATGTATTAGCTCTACATAATTTCTTTGCATCTGAATATACTTTGATTAAATCTGTTTTTTCAGAAATCATTTCATTTACCTGAGTCTTCTAATATAACCATGGTTAAGGAGATGTCTGGTCTATGGAGGAGACGAAAGTATGAGTTTCGAAAAGCATATTATGATCCTTATGATActcatgaagaaaggattctaCATATTCCTCCAAATGTTAAAAAAGAGGAGTGGATAGATTTCTGCAAGAATGAAAGCACTGAAAAAGCACAGGAAAGCAGAGCTGAGAACAAGAGGAAAATAGAACTATATGATTACTCTCACACCACTGGTCGTAAACCTCATTCTTTGGTGAAAGATGAACTGGTATGTATATTGATTTCAAAATATCAATTTATGACCATTATGATTAGTCTCATCCTTCTCTAGATTGATTAATACAAATCCACTCGTCATACTTTTGAATTTAGGAGCGCGAGAATCCTGAAGTGGAAATCAGCACCTCTGATGTGTGGATTAAAGCTCATACCCAAGAGGGTGGGGAATTTCTGCCTAGTTCGCAAAGATCCTTTGTGAGTCGACACATTGTTTCATCTGTACTGTATTAAGTACTCATATACTATCTGCTAGTCATCTATTTATTTTATATCTGACAGTGTTATACTCGACATGGCAGGATGACCTTAAGAAGGCCCAAGAAGATATCAAGGGGAAAAAAGATGCGGGTGTTCCTGTATCAGATTTGGATGTAATGACTAAAGTTTTTCAGAAGGAATGTAGATGACGGGTTCGTGTTGTTGGTCCTGTTACTCGTAGTCAATACGATTATTCTGCTCCTGCGCGTGCCAAAGTACAAGAATTAAAATCCAAGGATGAAGTTGTTAAGCATCAGTTGGGTGAGCTAGGTGACAGGGTGGGAATTTTGATCCAAGGCTTGGGATCACTATGTCACACTGTGAAGGATATCCAGTCCGCAATGTCGGGGTCATTTGTGGCATCAAACAATAACGGTTGTTTACAAGGTCAGGAAGCTTCACCTTTTCAGAATAATTCTGTCGCTGATGCACCTTCACCTGCTCAAATACCTTCACCTACTCAAACACCTTCACCTGGGAAAACCAGGTCACCAGCTCGATCATCAACAAGTGTTGAAATGCATCCATGTTCATTGTTGAACATGGATGAGGAAGTTTTGGCTGTTGGTAGACTGTGTACTGGTGCTATGGGATGTATGTGTCACGGCTCTATTGTACCAGCTAATCTTGGAAAGATTTTGGTGGATAAGATTCTCATGCCAGATGCACCAGTCGTAAAAGCTAACAAGTTTGTTGACATCTTTAAAGATGTTGTTGTTGGAGGGTACGTGCTTCATCCAAAGAAGTGCATCAAGATGGACTAGTTGGGTTGGCGGTCGACCTACTTTTTTGGAGATATGCAATGAAACTCTTCATTGATATCTCAGCCATCAATTAACGCTCGATAACTGACAAACATATATGGCTGTTATCTTATATATGTTCACACTTATGTACATGTGCTTAACATGCTAAAATGTAGATGCAGTTGCACTGCAATTGTATCTTAGGAAAAACTTTGAATCATAATGTATCTATGTGAACCGGCAGtactaatataatcagtttttctTTTATGTATGTGTGGTTTGGGTTATGTTATACTTTATTGCGCAGGTGACTACAGTGCAGGTCAGTTGAGGTGCTAGTAGCCACCCGGGGGGATATCAATCCCTggtaatgatagacgcatttatgtgtctattttcatctctattgtgtatattgttagtacccatttttgtacttatttcggtattttatctctttgtaggtgtttttggagaaataagcttttgcggcgaaattggctcgaaaagttgttaaaggcacttgggaggatatttgctattcggactctcgctttggataaggggtaatccatttctaggcatgtgctaaagggacaccggaactggatagggggaggtcactttccttttcaaattcaaaagaagagaattggcgggaaaattagctTTCACGCCTGGCAGTTTAGGATTCGGATTTTTGAGGAGTTTTATGGAGATTAAATCACTGGAAATTCTTGGGATGGACTTGCTAGAGGATAACAGGTCATATTCAAGTGATTTggtcgatcgaattgggctggataagccgtgaGAGCAAAACAGAGGAGATGGACATGTATATCGCGTTTCAGAGATTGCGTGAGAATTTGACGCCAGGATTTGTACGTATCAGGTCTAGTTTGAGTCCTAGATGGAGT comes from the Papaver somniferum cultivar HN1 unplaced genomic scaffold, ASM357369v1 unplaced-scaffold_81, whole genome shotgun sequence genome and includes:
- the LOC113345303 gene encoding uncharacterized protein LOC113345303, which encodes MVKEMSGLWRRRKYEFRKAYYDPYDTHEERILHIPPNVKKEEWIDFCKNESTEKAQESRAENKRKIELYDYSHTTGRKPHSLVKDELERENPEVEISTSDVWIKAHTQEGGEFLPSSQRSFDDLKKAQEDIKGKKDAGVPVSDLDVMTKVFQKECR